The DNA sequence CGGGGATCAATTTTGGGTTCATTACCctttacaattttaaaaaatgatccaGACTCAAGTAGGGAGCAGCAttatgtaaggaacatatctttttatttctgttgcactgttgtaaagaacatatcttttcatTTTCTGTTGGACTATGGAAGAATTACAATGGCTGGAGGTTGAAaggcatgtccactggaacagggtgAGATATATATGTACAGTGTTGCAGTCCTTGAATAgactgtgccatgaaagacaggatagtGCCGGAAAGGAGCCCTGGACCACAGGAGCTGCCTGACAagagcattttaattggctcctaaccaggtgaccaaggttttgtgtggtaacagtacagcagaaagctcctggcctgcaaaggaAAAACATCTAAAAAAAATATCTCTtcttcatatctctataacctgctctctccctctctcagaggaaacccctgtaaagaggaaaagggaaaaactactgttagagacattaaaaacaagttctcaaccagtgaactaaatactgaaagtgctggaagaccacctcgtgtcatcaactaGAGCTGAaatgaatttggaagacatcagtcaaaatcaacccatcaaatcctgtactctggaataggcgctattgaactgttttatcccacccttaaaaaccatgttttgtgtgtcttatatgtctggtatgtgtgtgtatagggatttaagtagaggtagagtttaggttatagagttagaaattagcagttcatatttctttcttttgccactggtaaATGACAGTTTGTTCACTAAACAATTATTTAcatattaagtttacaaacctggtgctcatattctgctAACCTatattaaacagttaggtagaattggagcAATCcagtggtttggtcaaactttttcacatttgtcatggcttagggaacagtggggtttgatattacagtgcactaacccagtgagtcatgacaattATAACATCCGCTGATAACATTAAACTTGACAATGTTGTAGATAGCCATGAAAGTAGTTGTAGACTTAAGGAGACAAACATGATGGAGTTTAATGCGGAGGAGTGAGAAATTATGCATGCTGAGAGGATTAATATGGACAGTATACGATGAATGGCATAACTTTGAAAAGAGATGAGCTGGGACCTTGGTATCCATATACACAAATCCTTAAAGGTGGCAGGGTAAGTTGATAAGGTGATTTAGAAAAGCATTTGTGTTACTTGAGttgataaatagaggcatagagtataaaagcaaaatgatcATTCTAGAACTTTACAAATCATTGGTTagtcctcagctggagtattgcattcaaTTCTGGCCACCATGTGTCAGAAAGATAAAAGGCCTCAGAAAAGATATAGAGGACATTTACTGGAATGTTATCAGGGATGACTGATTTCAGTTATGAGAAATTGGAAAAGGTAGGACTATTTTAAAAGAATTGACCTAATTGTGGTTTTCAGGATCGAGAGGTTTTGATAAGGAAATGGAGAAAAACTCTTCCCTTTACAAGTGGCTCAATAAGCAGAAATTATAGATTTGAAATCAATGGCAAAAGActtagaggagagatgaggagaattttttttttgctcagtttTTGGGATCTGAAGTACtatctgaaaaggtggtggaagctgattccataaatcaTCATACAGGTAGAGTGTCTCAAATCCGACCCTCTGAAAACCGAACATCTTTTTAAGCTGCCGTGCATAAATTTTTATTATTAAATAAGCAAAATGACTTACTGCTTTAATGAAGTACGTGCTGCATTGGCCCACTGACCTCTTGTGTCACTCTTTTCCTACGCTACGAGTGGTCCAAGCAACCATTGACCCAATACGAAGCAGTCCAAACTAAAAAGTGGCAGAATCCAAAATCTGGCAGGGACTCGGTCCCAAAGTTGCTGGTTTTGAGGCACTGCACCTGTATAAAAAGGTGTTAGCCTAGCACCTGAGGATGGAATACTTGCATGTTTAATTGGGTGGTGGActtttgctctttcaaagagtcagcatgggCACAAAGGACTGTTGTACGATTCTTTGAGAATCGCAAACGTAAGTCTTCCGCAAATCAGCACCATCTAGCAACATTTTAGAATGGAGTTATTTCTTCCCCTAGCATTAAAATATTTCTTAATATATTTAAAAGCTgaaatgggtttatcacaaaaaataagTATTTTTCTGGGATACCACTTGTTagtaacctgattttaaatacctgaagATGGCTTTGAAAAGCTGTCATATATACTTTTTTTAATTAGTGTACACTAGTCAGCTTCTTAGTAAACCAAAAATGTTTAATGTTTAAAAACCTTTAAATGGTGACAAGTGCCTTTGCGACTAAAAGAACATGAATTAGAAAAGCTTTCTCAAAGATCCACAAAATTGTTGGAAATACGACGCGCTCCTTCATTCAAtccggggagggggggtcagtgtacTCAATTTTGTGGACAGGGCCTGCTTCCAGCACAGCCTTTTTGAAAATCACAATGTAAAAGATTGCAGAAACTTGATTTGTGCTGGACATAACCTGCAATTGAAATTCCTCACTCTTTTATGCTGGTTTGGCCAATTTGGACGAATTGTGACCAAACGGAAACTCTAAAGCCTTATACTTAATACAGTGAAAACTCTCTAATGGTTCTAGAATATCAATTGGGTATGAATACACTACCAAGAGAGTTTCTACTTGCAACACTCAACGTAGGCTGGCCTGACCTTTTTAATTGCCTTAGAGCACTGAGGCTGACATCCAACATCAGGTATTTCCTTTGACCTGCATATAAGGCCAttataaaaatgtaaatgtaaacATTACCTGGTGGATTTTGCATGAAAACTGATGCTTTATTGTATCATTGACAAGCATTCATTGCTTGCTTAAACCTCCATCGTATGCATTCCTGTAGCTTGTAACTTACTGATACATTTTGTTCAAAAGACCTACTTGGGGGTAAACAAAAAATGATTGTGCTTTTACTTTCAACCAAATTCTATAACTGTCATGTTTTACTGGGTTGCAAAATCCAAATCAGCCACCATCCTAAATGTTTCATTCGCTTTCTGAACAACGATATGCATGGTTCTACATCAATGATTCATAAATACCAACATAAGGCTGtttaataatcttcagccagaagtgtcaagtggctGATCAATCTCGGCTTCCTTCTAagttccccaacatcacagatgccagtcttcagccaattcaattcacaccacttgatatcaagaaatggttgaaggcactggatactgtaaagactATGAACCCTGAcaaaattccagcaatagtactgaagacttgtgctccagcactAGCTGCGCCTCTAGCAAAGTCGCCCTAGTAAAGctatgacactggcatctacccagcaatgtggaaaaatgactaattatgtcctgttcacaaaaggcaggacaaaacCTGACAAATTACCACccgatcagtctactctcgattatccacaaagtgatggaaggttttgttgacagtgctatcaagtggcacttactcggcaataacctgctcactgatgctatttgggttccaccagggccactcaactcctgatctcattacagccttggttcaaacatggacaaaagagttgaactaaaaggcgaggtgagagtgactgcccttgacatcaagcgagctaagtgtggtatcaaggagccctagtaaagttgaaatcaatgggaataaggggaaaaccctccactggctggagtcataaccAGCataagatggctgtggttgttggagatcaataaTCTTactcctgggacatcactgcaggagttcctcaggatagtgtcccaggttcaactaccttcagctgcttcatcaatgacctttcctccttCATAACGGCAGAAGTGTGGTTGTTTACTGATGTTGCGCAATATTCaacaccatttgcaattcctcagatactgaagcagtcagtgcagcaagccctggactatatttaggcttgggctgataagtggcaaagaacattcacacaagtgccaagcaattaccatctccaacaagagagaatccaaccatctccccttgacattaccatcactgaatctcccactatcaacatcctgggttgccattgaccagaaactgaattggaccagccatatagatgctgtcagagactgggaattttgcatagagtaactcatctcctgactctccaaatcctgtccaccatttaaaagacacaagtcaaaagtgtgatgcaatactctccacttgcctgaatgagtgcagctccaacaatactcaagaagctcaacacgatcgaggacaaagcagctggcATAACTGggatcccatccaccactttcaacatttactccctccaatGCTAGTAcacaatgctgtcactgtgcatcatctacaagatgcactgcagcaactcacgaaggctccttcgatagcatcttccaaatccacaaccactactagctagaagggcaagggcagcagatgcatgggaacaccaccacctgcaagttccctttgaAACCAtgcaccatgctgacttggaactatattgccataccttcgctgtcgctgggtaaaaatcctggagctcccttcctaacagtaccatgggtgtacctacatcacatggaatgcagtggttcaagaaaggaACTCGctgccaccttcttaagggcaattaggaatgggcaataaatgttggccatgccAGCAATGCCAACAAATGGGAATGCAATCTGCTGATCgggaacaaatttttaaaaagttatatgTACATTTGCCTAATTATTTATTAGTTTGCCACATTCATGAATTAACTTTTTACAGGGCAAATTTGCCACCCAATAAACCAGCCATAAGAAAATATAATTTTTCATTTTCTTACCCCAGCATCTCATTTTCTACCCCTCACTGTGCTGGGTTAGGGGATGGAAGGGAAGGGAGAATCTTCTCTTCTATTTGTAATTCGCAAGAAAAGTCCTGGGCAGGTTTGTATCACAGAAATTCTTCCTGGTGCAAATTGATTTCTTCCCACTTACAAATTAAAACTGCTTTACTGTGCAATCAATATTTAAGGTAGTTTTAACTCAATTTACACTGGTATCACCATGCCAGCCATGTCATAGTTATAATAGCACAGAAGGTTgtgattcagcccatcgagtccattcTAAttttctgtagagcaatccagtcaatcccattccCCACTCTATCCCTGTCGCCCTGCAaacttatttccttcaagtgcacatccaaatttCTTATGAAATCATCAATAGTctcgcttccaccacccttctaGGCTTTGAGTTCCACATCATTACCACTTGCCATACAAATACATTCTTCCTTATATACCCCTGCATATCTTGCAGAGCTGTGTTCCTTAGTTCTTGTACAACCAGCCAATGGGAGCACCCTTTCCCCATTTCATCTAAACCAAGCATAATCTTATGcacgtctatcaaatctcccctcaagaTGCTTTGCTccaagaacaaccccagcttctccaatcgaaCCTAAATCCTGTATGTGCTATTCTGGTTAATCTCAGCTGCACCCTCGCGAGGGCCCTCATACCCTTCCTCGTGTGGTGAACTGAACTGGAgacagtactctagttgtggcctaaccagagctttataaagggtctgcataacttccctgcttttatattcaatgccCATAACTATGAAGCCCAAGGTCCCATTGCTTTGCTAATTGCTGTCTCAATATAttctgccactttcaaagatctatgcacataaaaccccaggtccctctgctcctgcattcttTAGAagtgtgccattaagtctattgccactccccatcccttctgccaaaatacattacctcacacttctctgcattaaattccatctgccacttgtccgcccattccgCTAGCCCATGTCCTGCTGCAGTCAAGTTatatcatcctcactgtctgCCACATCCCCAAATTTGGAATCATAAGCAAATTTTGTAAGTTTAGTCTGTATTCCAaaatccaagtcacttatatataTCAAAGCAGttttggagtatttattaaatttattttgaaGAGACCTGACctgtattttctgtttctctGAATGCATTATGCCAATGTAAGTTACATCAAAAAGTAATTAGCATCCCAATTTGCATGCTATTAAATTTACTGAGGCTAATGTACATTAATGATGATTCAACGAGTTGAACCTTTAATATTTATATTTAAAGAAGCCAATAGATGCTGAGAGTTTGGATCTTTCTTTGAACCCAGACTGTTTACACTGATTTGGCCCATTTTATTATTTAGGCACACGGTAATGAAATTTGCAGGATGTTGACGTAACTTGACTTTAATAGAAGAGACACATATTAGTGGGTTGTGATTATGAAAAGAAATTCCAGATCAATGCTTACACACAAATAGATACACTCCTAGTAAGTCAGAACTTTTAATGCACCCCTTGCTCAAAAGCAAGAAAATATAGCGAACATCCCATCTAATAAAAACACTGCATTTTAATTGTGTTAGAACTTCAACCTGAATACCACACCTGTGCACCACACCTGCGCTAACATTTTTTAAGCAACTATATTCAGTCTGGCTCAATTGATAGCAGTCTTACACCAGTCAAAAAGATGTAGATTCAAAATTGAGGACTCAAGTTCACAATCTAGAATGCCATTCcagtgcaatagtgagggagtgctgaattttTAAAGTTTCCACACTTTGGATGAGGCCAGTCTGTCTGTTCCACTGATTCAGATGGATAGTGTTCAAAGAGCAGTAACTTCTCTTGATATCTTTCCTCAGCCAACAGCAccaaaataattaattggctgttCAATTTGTCGCAGTGCTGAATGATCTTGTTATGCGCAAAACTCTTGTTATGCGCAAAACAACTGACAAGTTTGAGGTCACAGAAGAATCAGTGACTTCAAATTCATTGTATGTGAAGTGCTGGAAGCATTTCTGATATGTAGTCAGGCCTGTTAACTGCGCACAATCTACTGAGGGTGCAGAAATGTTAATAACTTAGACAGTACCTTGTTTGTACAGCTTGGTTTTGAATTTTGTTTATACAACAGAATTTTGACTCACAAATGTTATATATTTTACTGTGCAAGTCTTGTAATCATGCTGCATGTCTGACTGGTAATAATGTAAACTGCCCTCACATTTCATGAGGTTTGTGAAATTTTTAGTTTTTAATCTTATTATCAATACTCCTAAAGAACAGAAATCAACAATCACTACCTTAACTcagaagattaaaaaaaaaaatcaaggtatCCCACAATACGGAGTGTGTTCAGTTTCTTAGGTAAAATTGACCTAGGCACTTGCTTGTTAGAAACTGCATGAAGATTATGTAAAAGTTAAATAGGAGAAAAAAAGCCTTTGAGTTTTAAATAAAAGCCTGGAAATGCTGCTTAAATGTTTCTAAAATTTAGTACTAAGAGATTTATTTTATATGTCTGTTAGGAATAGCTGTCAAGGACAACACGAACAACAAATAACTTTAAGACTACTGCCAGCAGCAGAGTAACCTGAAATACCATATAAATCAACACCAGAGTATCCATCACCTTTAGATTAGGCTGACTCTTGGGCTAATGATTTATACATTTTATTACAATTTCCAAACATTCTGCTTAAACACTAGCTGGAGCTATGACAGAGAATGTCAAGAGAAAGTCAAACACATTGTAGAGTGCCAAGCACAAGAAGTCAGGAGCAACGTAGTAAAAATAAATGATGAACACttttacacacatacactgtatttTAACATGTACATAGCAGTACAGAAGGTCAATTGTTTAATAACCAAAGTATTATGAGATCATTGAATCAATGTACTTGCTCCAATTAAACAGTTTAGGCCATTTTGAAAAAAATCCACATTAACAGTGATCAGTCCCATGAGCGAAATTATGCCAGAATTTCTATTGCAGATAGATGCTTAATGCATTCAAAAAAaacaattctttttttaaaaatgattcatACATGTGTAACAATCTCACAAGTAACTTTCGACAAATAGTGAAAATTCTACCCCTTCACCATTTAGAATATCCTGTTACTAATAAAATGTCAGTACCTTTAAGTTGGTTATAATTGCTAACTCAGTATTTTAACTCATTGAAAAATATATGGTGTCCACTAACAATTTAAGCACAGGCACTCACATTTTAGAGCAATCTTGCTTGAGAATTATTCATAAGACAGTAAAGCCAACATTTAGAATAAACTTACAAAACCACTCGCAAAGTACATTACCATTAAGAGCAATCCATCACTGCATCACTAGGGTAGTAACAGGTGCGTTGCGTGCTTAGCAATAGGAGTTGCCCTACAATTATGGTATTTTCTATGAGACAACACTGGGCTGGCTTATACACAATATCAAAAGGAAGAAAATTGGGCCTTCATGGTCTTTTACTGAAAATATCAAATGGAAAAAAACATAACAATGGCACAAATATAGTTCCAAATGGATCTTCAACCAACTTAATTTCAAAACAGTGTTGTGTGAATAATTTaatgaaaaatatttaaaatatctcTGTTGTCAGAGAATGAAGTTTAATTAGCTACATCAAAATTGTCTTCCACTTAGAAAAATTTAACATCTGGTACCCAATTTTTAAACAATTTTACAATTCCCGAATGTGTATTAAATTTTAAGCAATACATTTTCTTACAAAAGACAATTCAAATACAGCTGTTAATACACCCATTATTTTCAATATAAAAATGCATTTAGCACAGCACAAACTCTTGAATTAAGTAAATAAGCTGAATAGGTGTAAAGAAAACACCTTCCACCATCCTCTTCAAGTTACTTGGGAGCCTgtggaaggaaaaaaaaattacaattgaaAAAGCACACAAGGACAATGGTGCAGTCGCCTGAGTTCAAAGTGCTTACTATCATATTAAGGGTCTCTGTTTTACATTGATCAAATGTCAATTTTCACTTATTATGTAGGATTGCAGAATTTTTCCTGCTGCATTGGGGATTGTGAAGTTTCGTGATGTGCACTCTACAAGTATCTAGGTATTAAAGTAGATAAGTTGAATTGGAGGAAACAGTGGACAGGTGTGTTAGCCAAGGGGCATACACAATTATGCTGcctcagaaaattaaaatcctttcCAGGAGATCCTACAATCATAAAAATCTTTTATACGGTTATAGTTAAGAATGTTATGCTTTTTGCATGTATCTCCTAGTACTGTTGTCTAAGGGAAGCAGACTCTTTAAGTGTACAGAGATTAATGAGCCAGGCAGAAAGGGTATTTGACGAGCTGATTTTTCTTGATAAAAGAATGTCAGGCGCAGATTTTGTCAAAATTCTTCATGAAAAATGAGAATCATCTCTTGCCTTAGTTTTACTGTCGGATGTGTTCAGGGAAAAGGATAATCCCTCAGATGCAGGACAAATCGGTTCTTGAACTTCTCTATAATAACTTTTGACAGAAGCTTGATGAACAGATAAGGATATGTACTCAAGATGGAACTCTCTGACTTATTATTTCAATGCATTGGAAGTTTTTAATGTATTGTAATTGAACTTAGACCTCTGTGATAGGGtaattttctttttattattcatttatacaTAATTTTTTAATGAATGAGCAATAAACCCAAAATGAATTTCTGTACGGACAATAAAGCAAAGTTAAATTGAATTTTACAGGAACAATGCAATTTATAACAGTCTCCCAGTAACAGGTTTTACTTCATAAAAGATATTAAtataaaaaatattttcaaatgCTACTTCCTTTTGTTTCGTCTATTTACACCATATCTACTTCCGGCTTTTGTTTGCTATTAACTATGCACAACAACAAAATGAAGAACGTTGAAGGAGCATATTTCAAGCAAAGCGATGTGAAAAACAGTACTTATTCCAAGTGACCGATCTTAAAGCTGGAGTGACAAATCTTCTGTATGGTGTACAAATGGTGCAATATCATAATGTACTTAAAAATGTCTTCAACCTCAAATACTCTACCATGCTGAAGTGGCATTTTAAATCCTATAACAATTGTCCTCAGTCTGTTGGTGCAAAACTTGCCCATTAATACTGACTTAAATCCATTTTGGACATTGGATTTTGAGAAATGTGCACttaagatatttattttaatgtgaACGGGGAGGTGGTAacatagtggtagtgtcactggattagtattccagagactctgggtaatgctctggcagatggtgaaatttgaattcaataaaaaaaaaatctggaattgaaagtctgaaGACCACCATAAAACCatttcaattgttgtaaaaacccatctggttcactaatgtcctttagggaaggaaatctgctgtccttacccagtctggcctacatgtgactccataaccacagcaatgtggttgacttttaattgccatctgaacaagggcaatcagggatgggcagttaatgctggcctagccagcgacgtccacatcccatgaacgaataataaaaagtTTAATCATACTATCACTCAAAAAAACAAACTCCATATTTGTTCTAAACCACCACCTGAGAGAGATGCAACAGCTGAAGAAAATTTAAATACTGACGGATGTTAGGGAAATTGTATTATTATAATATACCCAtattccatttccatgaaatttgggACAGAACAGTTTCTAAACAGTGAATTTGAGCCAGAAAGAGAAACAAACAATTATATCATGAACATATGCCAAAGAGCCAGGAAAAATCTCATCCTTGCGTTATATTAGGCCCTGCCTTCTAGTTGACAGTTTAAATGTGCCTGCCATTGGGCGTGTCAATCAACTAGATCTGTTCTACAACCAGAAAACAAAAATGGGTCAATAATGAATACAAGCCAATATTTCTTCTTTTAAAAATAGGCATATTTAACTATGAAGCCACATTTTCCCATACCTTTCTTTCTTGGAAGTTCAATTCCTTGTTGGAATGCTACATTACACTGGTCAATTAGCACTCCCTGTCATTTTAGACAAGTGGGGGCTATGCGAGAGAACCTGGACAGTGAGTGTTACCTGGCTATTCAATATCAACAGCATCACAACTGACCCTCAGCCCAAATGTTTACACATGCCCAACTTCAGCAAAAGTCATGATATAACAATCAGGAGTTATTTTATCCTTTCTCCACCTAAACTGCATTAAGGCATCCGTAACCCTCCTCAGAAAAGGGATCAAACGTGGGATTTTCCCATCTATACGGCTCAGCTACCCACTCAATAAATTTACTCAGTCACTGTAAGAAGCAGGCACGTCAATATCTTTCATCTTTATAAGTTCAAATTTTAATGGTGTTGACTTTCTGGCTATCTACGTCCCTTACTAGCTTTTCTTTTAAATCTGCCAtaaaaaccctttcataatttccCAGCTTTAGCAGAAGGCACCTTACATCAGGGCCCTGGCACCCAGGATACAAGAAATATTAGCCAAATGTGATTATTTTTTAAGATCACTGCATTTGTCTACACAATGCACCCATCATCagtcctctctatctctcagattCCACTGACTGCTAAAATTTGCACTTATATTAACTgtctaaaatttaaaaaaaaacataaaattgTTATTCACTCATCAAATCACTTGAAGGATTTCAAACTTGGCATTTTGACCAGTTTATCAGGTAAGAGAAGTGAGCGGAAGAGGGAGCGAGGAAAAGGTGTTTTTAAATGTTTAACATTTACCTTGTTTTCTCCTCCTTCTATTTCTTCAACTCCTGCTTGTGTCATGAGGTCAGCAATGTTTTTCTCTAGGTCATCGATGCGAGCACTCATCTCATCAAGTGAAAGGTGTCaaagaaacattttttaaacTTTCTTTGGGTAAATTTCAGCAATggttaaaaatttgttcatttaAAGTAACAAATATCATTAGTGCAAGGAAACACTGTGCAGTCCAAAAAGCTCTCAAATTCCATGAGCTAAACAATAATCTTCCCCAATAATGCACCTCAACCCCAACTTCAGAATCAGTGTGACATTTTAGTTTCCTGCTTTAGCCATCATTATGGTCTCAGAATTAGAATGCTAATTTAACGACTAATTCTGGAAATGAAATCAGAGATTGCCCAATGTTTTCACTTACAACCGTTACAACTAGCAAagctatttctttgttctcctGCACAggctggattcaaacccagatcctaGGGGTTAATGTAACCCTCACTGTACTGTAAGGCTGTCTATCAGATAACATTCAAACTATCTTACACAACTTGGAAAATTTCACATTCTATGCTTCAAGAAACTCAAAAGTTTCTTAAAccaggagtttaaaaaaaaaatagagctGACAGAACTACTGGCTTCCTCAGGAATGACTGTCTACATAAGATTGAGACAGGTAGCCAAGTCTCCAACTGTCTACTCTCTGCAACTGCCTCCTGAAATCCCTGTTTTTCAAACTCCCTCTCTGGCCAAGTTTTTGGTTACCCTTCCTAATTTCTCCTCCTCTAAACTGGCTCTGAGgagcactttggaatgtttttgaatgctaagggtgctatataaatgcaactttttcTTGTTGTTCAAAGAAACCAGGCCTCAGCAAAAACAAACAATGCACAAAAGAGGAATGAATGCTTTGCAAATAGCACTTTTTGCTAACTCAGTTTCACTGGGGGAGGAAAAGCAAAAGTTTTGCTTTGAGTATAATGACTGGCTTGGTCATGTCTTAATTGATAATTCCAACCAACTCACTGTTATCTAAGACTGTCAGATGTTCTTAAATTTAAAAATCTTCTGATGTCACAAACGTAATTTTGGTACCACCACAGAATTTAATAATACAAGCTGGTTTCTGCACATTCATCAACATGATCCTTCTCTTTAAAAAGTAGATTTCTAGATGTTTAAGCTGCCAGTGAGCACAGCACACTGTTGGACGTATAGTAACATTCAACAACAGGTTACATTCAGCAATGCATTCTGGTCAGACAAATTGGATATTTAGAACTCCAATTTTAAGGATTACATTAAAAGTGCCAATAAGCAGTGCATGAGCACAGATATAGTATCAGTTATTATATATTCAACAAGAGGACCTCTGCTCAATGGGTAGCAAAGCATCTTTATCCAAACTTCCTCTATGTCAGGTAGACAGATGGGACTCTGAGCTTCAATTAAAAATACAAATAGATCAGCAATACTGTATTCCTATTCACAATATTCTGCTGCAGCTGGGAAAGATTGTCACAGCTGATGCAACCAATCACAAAAAACATACCCAACCATACATACGTAATAATACAACTAGGCTGTGATTTTAGCAAAGGCTGGTCAATCTGAATAATCACTACATGCAGAAGCTAAATCCTACTGTTTCTAAGCAACTTATCTTCTACTTTTGAATTTAATGGAGAACATGGTAAAACAAACAAGTTACTACCAATGTCATATAGCCACAGTTAGCCCAGTTAAAAGCGGAATTTTCACCATCAATAATGTCATTGTTTTAGCTGCAAGGTCCCTTCCAACGTCCCTTTTAAATCACAGAACTTGCCTCTATTGCTGCAGACCTTCTTTAATATTGGAAAAAAGTCCATATAGGCAAGTAATGCAAGAGTCTTGTGCTGCAGGGTTATGGCTGATGGAGGTCTTACCTTCAGAGGCAACACTTAACACAATTGGTTTGT is a window from the Carcharodon carcharias isolate sCarCar2 chromosome 7, sCarCar2.pri, whole genome shotgun sequence genome containing:
- the hsbp1b gene encoding heat shock factor-binding protein 1b translates to MSETDPKTVQDLTAVVTTLLQQMQDKFQTMSDQIIGRIDEMSARIDDLEKNIADLMTQAGVEEIEGGENKAPK